The Rubrobacter tropicus nucleotide sequence TCCCGTACGAGGAGTGGCGGCAGGTCATAGATACGAACCTCTCCGGGTCGTTCCTCTGCGCCCAGCGGGCGGCCAGGAGGATGGTCGAGACGGGAAACGGCGGCAGGATAATAAACATTACCTCCGTCCACGAACACGTCCCCAGAATGGGTGCCTCCGCCTACTGCGCCTCGAAAGGCGGCCTCGGCCTCCTCACCAAAGTGATGGCTATGGAGCTCGGGGAGCACGGCATCACCGTAAACGCCGTGGGCCCGGGCGAGATAGCGACCCTCATGACTGGCGCCGAAGATACCGACCCCGAGACCATAGAGCGCCCGAACATACCGCTCGGGAGGCCGGGCCACGCCCGCGAGATAGCACACTTCGTCGCCTTCCTCGCTTCCGAAAAGAGTTCCTACGCCACCGGCTCCTCCATCATCGTCGACGGCGGGCTGACGCTGATGGGCGCGCAGTTGGGCGCAGGCTGAGTTGAGCTTTCAGCAGTCAACAGTCAGCCAAGAGCAAAAGAGCTGATGGCTGAGAGCGTAGGCGAAGCCGAAGCGGGCCGATAGCTGACGGCGCGGGTTGCGGGGGCGATGCCCCCGCAACCCGCTCTAGAAGAGCCTCTCGCCGGGACCGCTCTGCAGTTCTTCGAGGTCGTAGCCGAGTTCCCCGGCCGAGGCCTCGAAGAAGGCCCGGTTGCGGTGGGCGAAAGCCAGCCACTGTCCGTAGCGGTGGTAGGCCTCTTCGGGGTCTTGCGGTTCCTCCAGGTGCGCGAGGTCGCGCATAAAGGCGTTCATCTGCAGAAACCGTCCGAGCCAGTAGTCCGTGGGTTCCTTACCGCGCAGGAGCGCGGCCTCGAAGGTCTCGAAGGGGACGGGGTCTGGTGGTTCGCCGAGCCGCTCGGGTAGAAAGCGTTCCTCCAGGTAGTCGGTGATCGTGCCGAGGCCGGTGAGCAGGGTGGGCAACCAGGGCGTCTCGCCCGCGGGGTGGCCCTCCGGGAGCCCCCAGCGCAAGGCCCCCGACATGCCCCCGATCATGCGAAACGTGAAGGGTATGGAGCGGTAGGCGCGGCGGCTGTGGTAGTAGTAGACGATGGGGTACTGGCGGATCCCCTCGTAGATCTCCACGAGACCCCGGTGGAGCGACATCAGGTGCGTCTCGAGGCCCCTGTGCCGGCCGCCGGGAAAGTGCGGGGCGAGGATGCTCCAGGGGTCCCCCGTATCCTGTGCCTGGTGGTAGAGCCCGGCCGAGATCACGCCCAGCCGCTGCAAGACGTTGTAGACCCCGAGAACGTAGGTGATCGAGAGCGTCAGTATCCCGAAGCCTATAAGCGCCTCGGAGACGGTCAGGGCCTGGTAGATGCCGCCGGTCGGGGTGATATCGCCGAGGCCCAAAGTGGAGATGGCGGTCCCGCTGAAGTAGAACGCCTCGCCCAAGGACGGTTTCAAATGGCCCACGGAGAGCGAGAAGTCCCCGTTCCTCATGCCGTGCAGGTAGATCAGGGCGTATCCCAGAGAGACGAGGAAGATCCAGACCGTTATCGTGACCGGCACCATGATCGGGGCCGCCATCGAGAGCCCGAAAGCCCTGTACCTCCTCGGCAACGGGCGCGTGGCGAGGCGCACCGCCCCGAAGATTCTCTCGTAGAGGCGGCTGCTCAAGAACCCGAAACCGTCGTAGTGGAGCACCGTGGAGAACACGTCGAGGAGCCCCACGAGGATGAGTAGCGCGCCGGCCGGTACGAGGAGCCAGTCCATGCGACTGACTTACCCCGCCCGCGCCAACCTTAGGCTCAACGCAAGACCCACGTGTCCTTCGTAACGCCGCCGCTCGAAACGTTGACGAGCCTGCTTCCGCGGGCGGCGACCCTCGTCATCGCGCCCGGTACGACCCACACGGTCTGCTCGTCCGGGGCCAGGGCGTGGATGCGGTAGTCGGCGTAGGAGTCTTTCAAGACGAAGTCGCCGCCGGCTTCGCCCGTCTCGCAGAGGACGTGCGTGGAGAAGTCTATCGG carries:
- a CDS encoding SDR family oxidoreductase, which codes for MSPVAIVTASDSGIGQECAKELAESGFDVGITYRSDEAGAGETLAAVEKAGRRGEVRRLDLTELPGAADVIDDLANALGGVDALVNNAGTGDPTGDFLKLPYEEWRQVIDTNLSGSFLCAQRAARRMVETGNGGRIINITSVHEHVPRMGASAYCASKGGLGLLTKVMAMELGEHGITVNAVGPGEIATLMTGAEDTDPETIERPNIPLGRPGHAREIAHFVAFLASEKSSYATGSSIIVDGGLTLMGAQLGAG
- a CDS encoding potassium channel family protein, whose product is MDWLLVPAGALLILVGLLDVFSTVLHYDGFGFLSSRLYERIFGAVRLATRPLPRRYRAFGLSMAAPIMVPVTITVWIFLVSLGYALIYLHGMRNGDFSLSVGHLKPSLGEAFYFSGTAISTLGLGDITPTGGIYQALTVSEALIGFGILTLSITYVLGVYNVLQRLGVISAGLYHQAQDTGDPWSILAPHFPGGRHRGLETHLMSLHRGLVEIYEGIRQYPIVYYYHSRRAYRSIPFTFRMIGGMSGALRWGLPEGHPAGETPWLPTLLTGLGTITDYLEERFLPERLGEPPDPVPFETFEAALLRGKEPTDYWLGRFLQMNAFMRDLAHLEEPQDPEEAYHRYGQWLAFAHRNRAFFEASAGELGYDLEELQSGPGERLF